From Oxyura jamaicensis isolate SHBP4307 breed ruddy duck chromosome 19, BPBGC_Ojam_1.0, whole genome shotgun sequence, the proteins below share one genomic window:
- the OVCA2 gene encoding LOW QUALITY PROTEIN: esterase OVCA2 (The sequence of the model RefSeq protein was modified relative to this genomic sequence to represent the inferred CDS: inserted 2 bases in 1 codon), with product MLEERPLRLLALHGYRQSERRFRQRTGALRKALRGRAELVAFDAPHLVPGGEEEGGGGGDDGVDPXPRGWWFSRPGAFEAREAAEEPAGLDEALAAVAKALAERGPFDGLLGFSQGAALAAMVCALRARGDPRFPVAFAILVAGFASRAPAHGHFYREPITLPTLHVVGEADAVIAAPLSLELAQSFVEPVVVTHPGGHFVPVGAPQKKAYLDFLERFRAGRGQAEPPGAGAV from the exons aTGTTGGAGGAGAGGCCGCTGCGGCTGCTGGCGCTGCACGGGTACCGGCAGAGCGAGCGCCGCTTCCGCCAGCGCACCGGGGCGCTGCGCAAAGCCCTGAGGGGCCGCGCCGAGCTCGTGGCCTTCGACGCCCCTCACCTCGTGCCAGGCGGCGAGGAagaaggcggcggcggcggcgacgACGGCGTCGACCC CCCCCGCGGCTGGTGGTTCTCCAGGCCCGGCGCCTTTGAGGCGCGGGAGGCGGCTGAGGAGCCGGCGGGGCTCGACGAGGCGCTGGCGGCCGTGGCAAAGGCGCTGGCGGAGCGCGGGCCTTTCGACGGGCTGCTGGGCTTCAGTCAGGGCGCGGCGCTGGCCGCCATGGTGTGTGCCTTGAGGGCCCGGGGCGATCCCCGCTTCCCCGTGGCCTTCGCCATCCTGGTGGCCGGCTTCGCCAGCCGCGCCCCGGCCCACGGGCACTTCTACCGGGAGCCCATCACCCTGCCCACGCTGCACGTGGTGGGTGAGGCCGATGCCGTCATCGCCGCCCCCCTCAGCTTGGAGCTGGCGCAGAGCTTCGTGGAGCCCGTCGTCGTCACCCACCCCGGCGGGCACTTCGTCCCCGTGGGTGCGCCGCAGAAGAAAGCCTACCTGGACTTCTTGGAGCGCTTCCGCGCGGGGCGAGGGCAGGCAGAGCCGCCGGGGGCTGGAGCTGTGTGA